agcctggtctacataccgaGCTGCAGGACAggcaagactacatagagagaacctgtctcaaaaataaccaatgaattaattaatttaaaatttttaaatgtaagcatTTCCAGAGTAtctacattcatacacacacacacacacacacacacacacacacatacatatgtatacacacatacatatatatatatacacacacacatataaatacatacatacatacatacatacgtgtgtgtgtgtgtgtgtgtgtgtgtgtgtgtgtgtgtagatgtaaccaaccgtcttattaaataagaaacacagaaacaatgtaaaagagaaagccgagaggtcagagctcagagctaaaatctcacccttcctcctgctgtcccagctttccgaaaaagagagctatttcctgtgtgtaaatcgtttccaagtcattctgccttctcattggttgtaaacccaaacacgtgactgcctcgtcactgtctgtatgcacaaccctctaggtcttaaaggcgtatgtctccaatgctggctgtatccctgaacacacagagatctatggggttaaaggcgtgcgccaccaccgccacgctctgtctatggctctaatagctctgacccccgggcaactttatttattaacatacaatcaaaatcacatttcagtacaattagattaccaccacatgtgtgtgtgtatacctgttaTCTTTTAGTCTGTTCCATCAAATAAAAACATTGgattcagccaggcagtggtggtgcacacctttaatcccagcactctggaggcagagccagacaggtctctgtgagttccaggccgatctggcctacagagtgagatccaggacaggcatcaaaactacacagagaaaccctgtctcgaaaaaccaaaccaaaccaaaataaaaaccaaaaaaaaaaaaaaaaaaaaaaaaaaattcagattcagGTGCCTTTATTATTACTTTCTGgtagggaaggagaaaaatgatggACACCTCTAGTCCCCCTTTAGTACATTCAAAGTATCAGTAAATACTGTCAGTTTTAGGATATCTCTGCTGAGCTTGAGATGTAAGGAATGGTGCTGTGTAGATGCATAGTGAGCTCGTGCTGAACTTGAACCACTTACCAGCCACACGACCCGACTTAGGCCACTCGGTCACTCTGAGACAGTCTTCCTTTCTATAAAATGACGACAGTATGTCTTTTAATGTACCTGAAGGAGCCAAGTACGGGAatgagaggatgaggcaggagcatcaggacCCAAGGCCCGCCTCTcaccaaaaactaaaacaacagcAACCGCAAAGTTGGTGCGGGGAGACGGCTGGAAGAGCACTCACTGTAGAGCATGCCTTGAGGCCGCATCCCTGTCACCCACATAAAGGAGCTGGCATGGCTGTTCCCATTTTCCCAGCCttggagaaggcagagggaagcGGAGCCTGGGAACTACAAGATGCTGGGCTTTGGGCTCAGTCTCAAAGCAGTGAGGTGGGGGGCAGGTGATAGAGGAAGGTACAGGACATCGCCCTCTGTCCGCCATATTTGAGCACACAGGTGTACCCACACACTCAAGTGCCTgcctcatacatgcacacacttggaGCGCACACTCCACCTAAAGAAAGGCAGTAACTAACTAACGAACTTCTTCACAGGATTTAGGGAGCTAAATCAGGCAGTAGGGTGGTGATTATAACAATTGTTTATAAAGTGAGTGTTCTGTTTTCTTACCTTTTCAGAGAGAATCTTCCCAGTCATTTCAAGTTCAAGGAATATTGTCCCCAGGTCTTCAGGAACCTCCGTGACCGATTTGGCATTGATGATCAGGATTACTTGGTGAGAGTCTATTGTGGGGTGCGGGTAGTCCCCAGCAACTAGAAAGTCTGTTAGAGAGTTAAGTTTAGAGAACTGAGAGACTTGGTGAATATTGTCTTtgagcatgagagagagagagagagagagagagagagagagagagagagagagagagagtgtgtgtgtgtgtgtgtgtgtgtgtgtgttggtcatgGGCATCTTTGAAAATGTAATGAGACTAATCAGGCTCTTCTGGGGAGGCAGGATGTATATATGTTTAGAGTTTTACATTCACATTCATTCCATCATGTGAGGTAACCAAATTAAGAACCTGTTAAAGGGATTTGTTGcatcttaatttgttttttttccgagacagggtttctctgtgtagttttggagcctgtcctggatctcgctctgtagaccaggctggcctcgaactcacagagatctgcctgcctctgcctcccgagtgctgggattaaaggcctgtgccaccgctACCCATTTATCGTGGTTGTGGGTGGCTTTAGTAGATGTGCATATGTGGGAATCAAGGGAGAACTTTCTGGAATTggttttcttccaccatgtgggtcccggggtttaattcaggtcgtcaggcttgggaGCAAACACCTttcccactgaggcatctcagtGGGCTCGACTGCAGTTTCATCCACTTTGAGAAGCAGTGATTGGGCCGTTATCCTCGAATCTTCCCACAAAACGGAAAGTATCCGGGCTCACAGGCTGTTCTCTGTCTCTAGGTGTCCCTTACTCGAAGCCCCCCAAACGAAAGTGAAGGCAGTGATGGTCGATTTCTCATCTCCTATGATCGCACTCTGGTCATCAAGGAAGTGTCCAGCGAGGACATTGCTGACATGCACAGCAACCTTTCCAACTACCACCAGGTCAGGCCTCTCCAGCCCCGTCCTGTCCTCCTCAGCCGCCAGAGCACACCAAGGtcctgttctttttctccctgtgagctgtgacacacacacacacacacacacacacacacacacacacacacacacaccccggcaGCGCTGGCTGTCGTCTTTGTGAAAACTTAGAATGGCAGAAACGCTAACAGGGCCTCTGCATGCCTGCTCTGTTTGATTTGACAGACACGTGCCATGTGTCCCTTCCCATTGACACCAGCATCCCAAACCACCGTCTCTTTGTTCATTTCCTCCAGCATGAGacctgaggtcagaggacagctttctggaGCTGGGCATCCTCCCTTCCGTCATCTGGGTCCCAGGCATCAAACTCACTGTGCTTGTTGGCAAGtgctgtacccactgagccacctcactggccgccaggaattgtttttttttatttattattttttttatggtttttcctgaTGTTTGCCGGTGCGCCGTGTGTGcacctggtgccctcagaggcctgaTGAGGGCGTCAGGTCCCCGGTACTgtagctacagacagttgtgaactgccctatAGGTGCTGGGAGTCAACCCGGGGAGTCAACCGGGGCCTCtacaggagcagccagtgctcttaactgcagaaccattgctctagtccctgatattttttattaaaatttttatttttaagctgggtggtggtggcacacacctttaatcccaacacttggttggcagaggcaggcagagctatgccagcctggtctacggagtgagttccaggacgccagggacagagaaaccctgtcttgatgaATCAAAACATACATTTGttgtattttacatttgtttgtttactgggaggtgcacacatgccacagtgtgcctATGGAGATCAGATAGCTCCGGGCAGTtgattttctgtgtttctcatcATCTGGGGTTCCAGGGACTGGATTTAAGCTGGCAGGTTTAGACAGAAGCACTTGCCAACCACGGACCCAATTTGCCAACCCCAGAGCTGGTTTTTGAGTGATTAGAAGTAGAGGTTAGGCATTGGACAAGGTGGCAGAGAGCATGTTAGGCAAAGGGAAGTGGTATTTGCTAAAGCATGGGACCATGAAAGTGTTTGGTGCTGGGAAATTGCAAGAACCCTAGTGTAGCTGGGCTGTGTGGTGTTAGGAAAACTAAGCTGGAGCCCACCTGTGAAAGGGCCCTTAAGTCACAGAGAAATCCGGGCTTTGTCCTGAAGCTGGTTTTCAGGGACCTGGAATGTGTGCTATTTAGAAATAGAGGGCTGGGCGTGCAGCACACACCTGGCGTGTGTGAGGCCTGTGctctgtcctcagcaccacaaacagaagaagagagggaagaggtctGGAAACGTCCCTCTGACAGCAGGTGGAAGACAGACCGGAGCGGGCACACTGAGAGTGGGGGTGCCAGGTTTAGTAGTGTGGGTGAGAGTGAGGAGAGTCCGGAGAGAATGCCGCGGGCGTGAAAGACCTGTGAGGACATGTGGGAGTCAAGGCAGCGGGGCCTCTGAGTGCCTGGCACCACCTGTCAACACCCGGGACACAGAGAAAGGGACGGGGGTCTGGAGGAAGATCGTGCGGGTATGGAGACGGCTTCTGCAGTTCATCCCAATTTCAGTTGTCCATGAGATGACTGGGGtgtggcagagagaaaggaaagaatagacTAGGAGTTTATTAGTTAATAGACTAGTTTATTATTTAATAGACTAGTACATCAGTAAGTACTCATAACTCCACTTATCGCCACTGAAAATCACTATGGTTTGAAAGGAAgactgtggacacacacacacaaatacaaataaataaaaataaaatctttcttaaaaatactaatttttcctggaggtggtggcgcacacctttaatcccagcactcgggaggcagagccaggtaaatctctgtgagtccaaggccagcctggtctacagagcaagatccagggcaggctccaaaactacacagagaaaccctgtctcaaaaaaccaaaaaaaaaaaacaaaaaactgattttaagccggcggtggtggtgcacacctttaatcccagctcttgggaagcagaggcaggtggatctctgtgagatacatagtgagttccaggacagccagggctgttacacagagaaaccctgtcttgaaaaaccaaatgaatgaatgaatgaaaggaaggaaggaaggaagataactTTTGAGGGGCAAGAAGTGCTCCTGAAGGAGATTAGGTATGGGCGGGCAGTTTGGCTTATTAATGCCCCAGGTACGTCCAGAAAGGATTTAAGGGACCGGAGGACACTAGAGGGGAGCGCAGTGGGTTGTCAGTGGATCAAGTGCACAGCTGTAATAATTTAGTGACTGTCGTCCCCACCAGGTTAGACAGCTGAGGAGTTGAGGGTTGAAATCGGGTGTCAGTGATTTTAGGGTATTTCCCTGCTGAAGGgcttatttattactttttttttttttaattaaaaaagtgtatgtgtacaggtgttttgcctgaatatatgtttatgcaccatgtgtgcctggtgcccttggaggccagaagagtacattaggtcctctggaactagagttacagacaattccGACCACGgtatgggagctgggaattgaactcagaacttcgacaagagcagccagtgctcttaacctctgagccacctctctggctctcTGTCGACTGCTTTCCTAAGGCtgtcttttaagaaaaatagGCAGAGAGGGAGGTTTTGTTTAGTTTGAGTTggggtctcatgtaccccagggtggctttgaactatgtagctgaggatgaccgtGGGTCCTCAGGATTCCACCTtccgatgctgggattataaggtGTGGACCTCCACACAAACACTCTGCCTGCTGAGCTCTATCCTCAGCACAAGAAGTACATTTTAATTAGGGGACAAAACCCAGGACCAAGTACCATACCGCTCAGCTAGACTTCTGGAcctagatgctttttttttttttccttctgagacaaggtctcaggatgaccttgaatttatgcCCCTCTGGCCTCAACCCCCATgttctggaattatagacatCCATCACCAAACCCAGATGATGAATTCAAACTGTGGGCAGAGAATGTAGCTTATCTGGTGCTTGCCTAGTGTACATGAAGACCAGCACCATACAAATCAGGcagggtgacacatgcctgtaatcctcgcattcagaaggtggaggctggaggttcagaagttcaaggttatccttggctacatagtaagtttgagactagcctgggctacctgagaccctgcgtcaaaaagaaaagaaaaaagaattcaaattgCAAGCCGGGTTCCTGTAACGCCAGCTCTtcgggggtggagagaggaggccAAGTGtctatttcattgtatttttttagtCACTTAACAATTGTTCATACTTTATTGTTGTATTTTATGTGTCcaggtgtttcgcctgcatgtaagtttatgcaccacatgcatgcctggtgccctcagaggtcataAAGGacctttggatcccctggactggtcttacaggtggttgtgagccaccatatgggtgctaggcaTTGAACATGGTCCTCTCGAAGAACTGTCTCTCCACTCTAAGTGTTTAAGGTCAGCtttatttgaggccagcctggtgatgTCTGACCTGacttagagatggctcagcagggaaggacacttccctgaggatctgagttccagtGATGtcgagtggctcacaactgtctgtaactctagttccaagggatcctttggcctcctggggcattcacacagacacataaataaaaaaaaaataaggcatgtggtatggttcatgcctttaatctcagcatctttgagttcaaagcagatctgtgagtttgaggccagcctggtctacacggcgagttccaggatagccagggatatgcagagaaaccctatttcgaaaaaccaaaaaataaaaataaattaaataaataagtgtttattttaaaaaacaagacagTCCAGATTAATTGCAGGTCTCCTTGTAGACATTTCTACTAGCCCACCACGAAGCATTGGTTtagataaaatcattttattgataagTAAAAGTTTAACCCTGGTTCTGTGGCTATTTGCACAGAGCCTAAAATAAGGATAACAACACTTACCATCCTCATTTTGAAAAAGGCAGAGgtagccaggcacagtggctcattCCTATCATCATAACATTAGAAGCTAGAGACAGAGAGGTGAGGAGTTCAAGACCCACCCCAGCTATGTGAGACCCAGACTTTAAAATTAAGAGAGAATTGTAAATAGAAGAGACCAGGAGGCAGGGTTTCAGAAACTGGGTGACGTCTCTTGACTCTGTAACCTCTGTGCTTAGGATTCCTCCCGGGCCCTGGAGCAGCTTGGATTCCTGTCCCGAGCTGTTTGTGTGTCCCTCCATCCTTTCCTTATCCTTCTCTCGCTTTCTTCCCTAGTACATAGTGAAGTGTCATGGCAACACACTCCTGCCCCAGTTCCTGGGCATGTACCGAGTCAGTGTGGAGAATGAAGACAGCTACATGCTTGTCATGCGAAACATGTTTAGTCACCGTCTTCCTGTGCATAGGAAGTATGACCTCAAGGTAAGAACAGGATAACCTGCGCTAAAGGAAAGGCTGCTCTCGGCCTGAGAATGGGGGAGGCCTTGGGAGGGCAGTGCCTGACGGAGAGACATAGATTTGACTGTTCACTGTAGGAACCAGGCTTCTGGTTGTCCCTGTTAGTTTTTCCTTCTGACTTAGTCTCGGTCTCTCCACAGGGCTCCCTAGTGTCCCGGGAAGCCAGCGATAAGGAAAAGGTAATGTTCCTTTCAGGTGATGCCGTGAAGGATGGGGTGGGTCAAAGCAAGTGCTTAGGATAAAGAAGCAGTTCTCCATAGTGGATACAGATCACCAGCTGTTAATTCTTACCTTAAACtactggaaagaaaaagagataatcAGCCACTGATCTGGGGGAGCAGTGGGGTGGCTGTGTTGTTGTTAGTATTGGTTATTCTGTGTTGAAGGTTTGGGGGTAGGTGGGATGCCAGGTATGAAGAGCAGAGTGTTGATTTTCCCGTACCTCATTCAGAGCTCTTGTGTTCAAGTAGCTGTTTTTactgaggaagaaggaggaaaagtcaGTGTGGAGGGTGTGGACTATGTCCATAAGCAGACAGTGGTGGATGTAACGAGATGCAGCTGACTGAGCCCAGGCATAGAGCCACGAAGGGCTGCTGCTGTCTTCGAAGCTCTGGGGTAGAGAGAGCCCTGGATGGAGGCAAGGTTCTCTGAGACCTTGGGTAAGGGAAATGTTCCCAGGACATTCTTTTCCCTATTCTAGGTTAAAGAACTGCCTACTCTTAAGGATATGGACTTCCTCAACAAGAACCAGAAAGTGTATATcggtgaggaagagaagaaagtgttTCTGGAGAAGCTGAAGCGAGATGTGGAGGTAACGATCGGGGCCTCAGAGGCGCCCTATCTAATAAAAGAGAAGGAATGgctattttgttctttaaatatttttgctttttgtcttccaTTCGTGGTACAAGGTTTTTCTTGAATGAAAGGCTGGGGATGAAACAGGAGAAACCCTAGGCCCATTGGTGGGGTAGTGAATGGGATGGGGCACTGGCTGGGGGTCGTCAGAGGGTGCTTTTAGATTTCAGGACTCAGGCACTAATTTGTGGTGGTACACCGTGACCTCAGTTTATGCACTCCTTTCCCTAGGAGGGCCCCGAAATCGAAGGCAGGAGACGGACGGGTGGTGTCTGGGATTGGGTGGGAGACCTGGGGTTTCTGACTTGTCAGTGGGTCTCAGTTTCTAGTGCAGCTGAAGATCATGGACTACAGCCTTCTGCTGGGCATCCACGACATCATCCGGGGCTctgagccagaggaggaggggccCGTGCGGGAGGACGAGGCTGAGTGGGATGGGGACTGTAACCTGACCGGACCTCCTGCTCTGGTGGGCTCCTATGGCACCTCCCCTGAGGGCATTGGAGGCTACATTCATTCCCACCGGCCCCTGGGCCCAGGAGAGTTTGAGTCCTTCATCGATGTCTATGCCATCCGGAGTGCCGAGGGTGAGAGAGACCCTGGAAATGTTAAGGGGGGTGGTGGGGATCCTTGGGGGACAGAGACCAGGGTGGTGGATGGAGAAGCTGATTAGCCTCTAACAACAAAGCTGGCTCCAGGGGAAAAGGAATTGGGACTGTATGTACCCGGTCCTCATTGTTAGCCTCTCTCCCCAGGGGCCCCCCAGAAGGAGGTGTATTTCATGGGCCTCATTGACATTCTAACACAGTACGATGCCAAGAAGAAAGCAGCTCACGCAGCCAAAACCGTCAAGCATGGGGTGAGAGTCCCCCAAAGCCTTTCCTTTCTTGGCCTGACTGTCCTCTGGAAAGAGAGCCTCTGGTCGGCCGGAGCAGTGGGGTGGccagggaaggcagaggtgggaaggtgGTGAGGCTCCTCACACATTGTCCCATATTTCTTCTCACAGGCGGGGGCAGAGATCTCGACTGTCCATCCTGAGCAGTATGCTAAGCGATTCCTGGATTTTATTGCCAACATCTTTGCCTAAGAGCCTGACTCTGTGGTGGTCACTGCTTTACGTTGAAGGTGGTGGGTTCTGAGAGTCTTAGGGGAACTGGATTTGGCCACTACTTCTCTTCTTTGCTAAATTCAGGCTGCAGGCTCCTTCCATCCAAACCATTCCATCTTGGTGGACAGGCTTTTCCTGCCCGAGAAAGACACCGTCCTCCCTCCCCGTGTCCGTTTCCTGCCCGCGCTCCTCGCTCCCACCGCGCCCTCTTGCTTCATTAGAGTGTTGTTGGTGACTCTCCTAAGTGCCTTGATCTTTGAAAAACATCTTGTTTCTGTGAAATAGGAGGAGCTGGGGGTAGGGTTGTTTGCCATCTTCGAGACCTGACTGGACAGTGGATGTGGCTCAAGCAACGACCCCAGATGCACTGTGCCGTGTGGACGAAACTGAATGTCTGGATTCGCTGATACCATTGCAGGGCTTTGTGGCATGCTTCCTCCCTGTAGGCCCTGGAATGGAGGGCTCTCAGGAGACTCCCATGTGGGTGCAGGCATTCACACATGGACAGTCTGCCATGGAGGTGAGGTGGAGAGTGGTCAGCAGGCTGGCACCTCACAGAGGCAGGACCTAAGCGGACTTTTGTGACTATGCAGAGAACGGAGAAGGTCCCTGTCAAGCATTGACTACTGTCCATGCTcttcctccatcccaccccacttTGATCTGTACCCATGAGTACTTCTGGATGCAGGAGCCCTGGCATGGCCAGAGCGTCCAAGCCTAGGGCCCGGTGTGGGGCTTCTGTGCTGCGCCTCCCCAGAACCCTTCAGCAAGGGGGGAGAGCGCAGCGGAGGCTGGGAGGACTGGTCAGAGTGAAAGGCTCATTCCTATGTGAagtttcctgtcttcctgtccaGTTACTCCCCAGGGCCCTTTCTAGTAGGAGGGAATAGCTGCATGTGGGTTTCCATCATTTCGAGAGGATAGAGATCTTGAGTGTGGGAACCCCCCATCCCCTGGACATGGTACCTAGTGcgcttcctcccctctcctcagacATTCTCTGCTTGGATTGTTGTCCTGTTCTCTTCTGTCCCATCTTTCCTGCTACTGTGTCTCCCAGGGGACAGATggccttctctgtcttcttcacttTCCACCCCCAGAGAGGAGTCAGAGCCATAACTCAGTCACCCAGTCCCTTCCAAAGATAGCTGAGTTAATTCGTGATATCCTCAGAATGGAGAGGAGCTCAGGCATGGCAGGTCATGCCTGTAAaacccagcgctcaggaggctgtggcagaCTGAGTGAGAGTTCAAGGCTGActtggacagcctgggctgcagagtgagacctggtctcaggAAAACCCAGAAAAGGTATGGGTTTGAGCACTGGAGATTATAACTCAGTTggtggggtgcttgcctagcatgtacagagCCCGGGCTCACCCCAACACCAcctaaaccaggtgtggtggtgcagtcCTGGAGTCCTAGCGCTAGGGAATGAAGGTAAGGAGGATCAGGTATTCGAGGTCATCCTCAGTgacagagcaagtttgaggccagccaaggatacatgagcctgtcttggggaaaaacgATTCTAAGATGAGATAGATTGTCGTCTCTGCCCAGAGCCTTTGGAACCAAGACACTCTTGCTGTTCTGTCCCTCTTCAGCCCTCCACACTCTGGGGTGGAGGGTGCGAGGCGGGCAGTGAGGGCCAGCAGCTGCTCTGCTGGGTAGCTGGCCTGACCAGTCAGTCTCCTAAGAAGCCACGCAGGCAGTCCTCAGGGAGCAGCTCCCTTTCACCTTTAACCAAAGGGGGCCACGAAAGGAACAGTGGTCGGAGGGAGGGACCTACCTGCCAGGTCTCTTCATCCCACAGGCGACCTTCCCTGTTGATGCAATAAAGCCCCATGACACCAGCAGCTGTTCATTGGAACTGGATTCTCTAACCATGAGGTTGTGTATTATGGGCAGTATGGTCATCTTCATTCATTGCTTCTGTTTtccatcattttgttttattaataaaaaaaaatctgtatttactCCCGatatcacaataaaataaattattggaTCCAAATCATTCACAAAAATggtttttccctttgaaaatgCCGAGAAATCCTGCGTTCACAGGATGCAGAGGCCAGCTGAGGAATACTGGTCTTCAAGGTGGTGATGGGCTCCTGAGTATGTGGGAGGTTCCTGAGATGGTGTGGACTTAGAGGTGTGGGGTGGAGACACGGGAGTGGAGACATTCCTC
This is a stretch of genomic DNA from Peromyscus leucopus breed LL Stock chromosome 18, UCI_PerLeu_2.1, whole genome shotgun sequence. It encodes these proteins:
- the Pip4k2c gene encoding phosphatidylinositol 5-phosphate 4-kinase type-2 gamma isoform X2 — translated: MLLPDDFKASSKIKVNNHLFHRENLPSHFKFKEYCPQVFRNLRDRFGIDDQDYLVSLTRSPPNESEGSDGRFLISYDRTLVIKEVSSEDIADMHSNLSNYHQYIVKCHGNTLLPQFLGMYRVSVENEDSYMLVMRNMFSHRLPVHRKYDLKGSLVSREASDKEKVKELPTLKDMDFLNKNQKVYIGEEEKKVFLEKLKRDVEFLVQLKIMDYSLLLGIHDIIRGSEPEEEGPVREDEAEWDGDCNLTGPPALVGSYGTSPEGIGGYIHSHRPLGPGEFESFIDVYAIRSAEGAPQKEVYFMGLIDILTQYDAKKKAAHAAKTVKHGAGAEISTVHPEQYAKRFLDFIANIFA
- the Pip4k2c gene encoding phosphatidylinositol 5-phosphate 4-kinase type-2 gamma isoform X1, giving the protein MASSSVPPAAAPAAAGGPGPGFGFASKTKKKHFVQQKVKVFRAADPLVGVFLWGVAHSINELSQVPPPVMLLPDDFKASSKIKVNNHLFHRENLPSHFKFKEYCPQVFRNLRDRFGIDDQDYLVSLTRSPPNESEGSDGRFLISYDRTLVIKEVSSEDIADMHSNLSNYHQYIVKCHGNTLLPQFLGMYRVSVENEDSYMLVMRNMFSHRLPVHRKYDLKGSLVSREASDKEKVKELPTLKDMDFLNKNQKVYIGEEEKKVFLEKLKRDVEFLVQLKIMDYSLLLGIHDIIRGSEPEEEGPVREDEAEWDGDCNLTGPPALVGSYGTSPEGIGGYIHSHRPLGPGEFESFIDVYAIRSAEGAPQKEVYFMGLIDILTQYDAKKKAAHAAKTVKHGAGAEISTVHPEQYAKRFLDFIANIFA